Within the Pseudomonas sp. SL4(2022) genome, the region TACCGCGTGGCCAATAAAAGATACGCCTGCATCGGCCTGTTCAACCCGAAATCCCCGGAAAACGTTGGCGCAGTGATGCGTGCGGCTGGCTGCTATGGCGTCAGCTCAGTGTTCTACACCGGCAAGCGCTACGAACGCGCCCGAGACTTTGTAACCGACACAAAGCGTATCTACATGGATATTCCGCTGATTGGCGTGCCGGATCTGCAGCAGATTATCCCCCTGGGCTGCACGCCGGTGGCCGTAGAGCTGGTCGAAGGGGCGCGGCCATTGCCGGAATACACCCACCCTGACCGCGCCATCTATATCTTCGGCCCCGAAGACGGCTCATTGAGCAAGGAAGTGCGCGACTGGTGCGAAG harbors:
- a CDS encoding RNA methyltransferase, coding for MANKRYACIGLFNPKSPENVGAVMRAAGCYGVSSVFYTGKRYERARDFVTDTKRIYMDIPLIGVPDLQQIIPLGCTPVAVELVEGARPLPEYTHPDRAIYIFGPEDGSLSKEVRDWCEDVIYIPTEGCMNLAATVNVVLYDRMAKGNNTKSGPKFK